The genomic interval GGTATACTCACACTGGCTCTTTTTGCCTGTGAGAAAGACGAAGACAAGGTAATTGTGAGACAAGGTTCAGCTCCGGCCCTTACTTCTACAGCCAACACAGTGGTACTCGCACAGGATCAGGCAGACCAGGAAGCCATTAGCTTTTCATGGACGGCTTCTGATTATGGATATAATGCGGCTGTTAAGTATATTCTGCAACTGGCTAAAAAAGGGAATAATTTTGCTACACCTATCAATGTAGACCTGGGCTCAAATCTTACAAAAAAATATACAGCTGCAGAATTTAATAACCTGCTAAGCCAGCTGGAAGCGGTTCCCGGAGAAGCCAATGAGATCGAAGCCCGTATCAAGTCAGAAGTTTCCCAGTATGTAACACCTGCGTATTCAAATGTAACTGCAATAGCGGCTACTCCCTGGCTGGAGAATCCCCCTTTTGATTTCTTATATATGGTGGGCGATGCCACCGAATTTGACTGGGATAATACCAAAGCCCCTCTTATGTTCCGGAGTACGGAAGATCCTTTTCTATTTACCTACACTGGTTTTCTGGAAGCAAAAGCGCTTAAGTTTTTAGCAGAATTAGGCAAATGGGCACCTCAGTACGGAAATGATGGCAGCGGTGGTGTTTCTTTCCGGGAAACAGAATCAGATCCTGATCCGGGTACATTTAATGTGGCTGCCGATGGATATTATACGGTTAATCTGAACCTGCAAAAGCTTACCTATAGTATAGAACCTTATAATATTGCCGGAAAACCTACTTTCAATTCCATCGGTATTATTGGGCCGTTCACCAACTGGGCAAACATTGTTCCCATGACGAAAACAGCCGAAAATCCTCACATCTGGAACATGACCTATACTTTTGCTGAAGACACAGAGGCAAAATTCCGGATAGATTCAAGCTGGG from Rhodocytophaga rosea carries:
- a CDS encoding SusE domain-containing protein, translating into MKIGFNKIYLLGILTLALFACEKDEDKVIVRQGSAPALTSTANTVVLAQDQADQEAISFSWTASDYGYNAAVKYILQLAKKGNNFATPINVDLGSNLTKKYTAAEFNNLLSQLEAVPGEANEIEARIKSEVSQYVTPAYSNVTAIAATPWLENPPFDFLYMVGDATEFDWDNTKAPLMFRSTEDPFLFTYTGFLEAKALKFLAELGKWAPQYGNDGSGGVSFRETESDPDPGTFNVAADGYYTVNLNLQKLTYSIEPYNIAGKPTFNSIGIIGPFTNWANIVPMTKTAENPHIWNMTYTFAEDTEAKFRIDSSWDSNWGPKAELERFYGKGEQGGENLKVKAGTYKISFNDLTGEYILKKM